A stretch of Amycolatopsis balhimycina FH 1894 DNA encodes these proteins:
- a CDS encoding HAD family hydrolase, with protein sequence MTLPLPARSTEKPHSPKEHTIATAVLFDVDGTLVDSNYLHVHAWRRAFHALDRNVDSWRVHRAIGKGSGKLLATLLGDEDAERVGDEAKDLHSRFYLETAELLRPFDRAPELVRTLAGRGVQVVLATSAGPDELAALRKVLDVDDVVAGIVSGADVEATKPDPEPVFAALEKAGTAAEDTIFVGDAVWDVHAATKAGVRTVSVRSGGVGAAELTDAGAVAVYDDVAALLDDLDDSVLFN encoded by the coding sequence ATCACCCTCCCGTTACCCGCGCGGAGCACGGAGAAACCGCACTCACCCAAGGAGCACACCATCGCCACCGCGGTCCTGTTCGACGTCGACGGCACGCTCGTCGACTCCAACTACCTCCACGTCCACGCCTGGCGCCGGGCGTTCCACGCGCTGGACCGGAACGTCGACTCCTGGCGCGTCCACCGGGCGATCGGGAAGGGGTCCGGCAAGCTGCTGGCCACCCTGCTGGGCGACGAAGACGCCGAGCGCGTCGGCGACGAGGCGAAGGACCTGCACAGCCGCTTCTACCTGGAGACGGCCGAGCTGCTGCGGCCGTTCGACCGGGCGCCCGAGCTCGTGCGCACCCTCGCGGGGCGCGGCGTGCAGGTCGTGCTGGCGACGTCGGCGGGGCCGGACGAGCTGGCCGCGCTGCGGAAGGTCCTCGACGTCGACGACGTGGTCGCCGGCATCGTGTCCGGGGCGGACGTCGAAGCGACGAAACCCGACCCGGAACCGGTGTTCGCCGCCCTCGAAAAGGCCGGGACGGCAGCGGAGGACACGATCTTCGTCGGCGACGCGGTCTGGGACGTCCACGCCGCCACCAAGGCCGGCGTCCGCACGGTCTCGGTGCGCTCCGGCGGGGTCGGCGCGGCGGAACTGACCGACGCGGGCGCCGTCGCGGTCTACGACGACGTCGCGGCCCTGCTCGACGACCTCGACGACAGCGTGCTGTTCAACTGA
- a CDS encoding ATP-binding protein has product MLARHNSVWLVPRRGALARASVVGVLDRTTYPRLRDRLLEFAADSEDGVLVDIERLELRDRALTRVFALVALRIGQWPAIPFALVTSRPEQRAALTAGAAGRHVPVYPDHDTAEAALTRPERRRDGRLLDRSARTSARARGFVRGTCAEWMVPELAEDAELVATELVENVLRHTDSAPRLRLELRRGMLTVEVADDSACPAVLREGLDLAETGLGLRMVTKIAKNWGCSRSGSGGKTVWAVLTRSPASS; this is encoded by the coding sequence ATGCTCGCCCGGCACAATTCGGTGTGGCTCGTCCCCCGGCGCGGCGCGTTGGCGAGAGCGTCGGTGGTCGGGGTGCTCGACCGGACGACCTACCCGCGGCTGCGCGACCGGCTGCTGGAGTTCGCGGCGGATTCCGAGGACGGCGTGCTTGTCGACATCGAACGCCTCGAGCTGCGCGACCGGGCGCTGACCAGGGTGTTCGCCCTCGTCGCCCTGCGAATCGGGCAATGGCCGGCGATCCCCTTCGCGCTCGTGACGAGCCGGCCGGAACAGCGGGCGGCGCTGACCGCGGGAGCGGCCGGGCGGCACGTGCCCGTCTACCCCGACCACGACACGGCGGAAGCCGCGCTGACCCGCCCGGAGCGCCGGCGCGACGGGCGGCTGCTCGACCGGTCGGCACGCACCTCGGCACGCGCCCGCGGGTTCGTGCGCGGCACGTGCGCGGAGTGGATGGTGCCCGAGCTGGCCGAGGACGCCGAGCTCGTCGCCACCGAACTCGTCGAAAACGTGTTGCGCCACACGGATTCGGCGCCCCGGCTGCGGCTCGAGCTGCGCCGCGGGATGCTGACGGTCGAGGTCGCCGACGACAGCGCGTGCCCGGCGGTGCTGCGCGAGGGGCTCGACCTGGCCGAGACGGGGCTCGGCCTGCGGATGGTCACGAAGATCGCGAAGAACTGGGGCTGCAGCCGATCCGGTTCCGGCGGCAAGACCGTCTGGGCGGTCCTGACCCGCTCCCCGGCAAGTTCGTGA
- the ligD gene encoding DNA ligase D: MTADDASHVPAWIEPMLAKADGGRLRSGPEWAYEYKLDGYRAAMRIGPAGTTVLTSRNNIDFTAEFAGLAGVLAPALDGRAAYLDGEIVVYGEDGRIDFELMQERRGRYVRHQSGPKGLEFTDVPVRFLAFDLLRLGDRSLLATPYEERRRLLAALPMPDPYRVSVVRAVTFDELAADRRTPEDFLANAASAGYEGVVAKLRSSAYVPGQRPDSWLKHPLIRTQEVVVCGWRPGQHSFTGTLGGLLLGAHDPATGDLVYIGDVGTGFSQAARADLMAQLQPFERRAHPFVTTPPREDTVRARWVEPRLVGEIVYRQFTRGGRVRHTAWRGLRHDKEPRDVIAPRAVPHEPAAPPPPAEPAGQRIIVQAGNRRLTLSNLDKVLYPADGFTKGEVINYYSRVAAVLLPHLAGRPVTFIRYPNGVDGEKWFEKNVPNGAPAWLRTVRLPSSGSRGNGGTIDYPLLDDLPGLVWAANMAALELHIPQWTVAAGTRRPPDRLVFDLDPGPGTTIVDCCRVAARLHDVLVADGLTPYAKTSGSKGMQLYCGIDTGDPAAPAAYAKRLAQRLARETPESVTAVMAKAQRTGRVFIDWSQNNPAKTTVAPYSLRGRDHPTASTPVTWDEVRACRHVNHLTFTADEVLDRLEDHGDLLAGLAETRTPLP, translated from the coding sequence ATGACGGCAGACGACGCGTCGCACGTCCCGGCCTGGATCGAGCCGATGCTCGCCAAGGCCGACGGCGGACGGCTGCGCAGCGGCCCCGAGTGGGCCTACGAGTACAAACTGGACGGTTACCGCGCGGCCATGCGGATCGGCCCGGCCGGCACCACCGTGCTGACCAGCCGCAACAACATCGACTTCACCGCCGAGTTCGCCGGCCTCGCCGGGGTGCTCGCCCCCGCCCTCGACGGCCGGGCCGCCTACCTGGACGGCGAGATCGTCGTCTACGGCGAGGACGGCCGGATCGACTTCGAGCTGATGCAGGAACGCCGTGGCCGGTACGTCCGGCACCAGAGCGGGCCGAAGGGCCTCGAGTTCACCGACGTCCCGGTCCGGTTCCTGGCCTTCGACCTGCTCCGGCTCGGCGACCGAAGCCTGCTCGCCACGCCGTACGAGGAACGCCGTCGCCTGCTGGCGGCGCTGCCGATGCCCGATCCCTACCGCGTCTCGGTGGTCCGCGCGGTCACCTTCGACGAACTCGCCGCCGACCGCCGCACCCCCGAAGACTTCCTCGCCAACGCCGCGTCCGCCGGGTACGAGGGCGTCGTCGCGAAGCTGCGCTCCTCCGCCTACGTCCCCGGCCAGCGGCCGGATTCCTGGCTCAAGCACCCGCTGATCCGGACGCAGGAGGTCGTCGTCTGCGGCTGGCGGCCCGGCCAGCACAGCTTCACCGGCACCCTCGGCGGGCTGCTGCTCGGCGCGCACGATCCGGCGACCGGCGACCTCGTCTACATCGGCGACGTCGGGACCGGCTTCAGCCAAGCCGCCCGGGCCGACCTGATGGCGCAGTTGCAGCCGTTCGAGCGTCGCGCACATCCGTTCGTGACGACGCCGCCGAGGGAGGACACCGTCCGCGCCCGCTGGGTCGAACCGCGCCTGGTGGGCGAGATCGTCTACCGGCAGTTCACCCGCGGCGGCCGCGTCCGCCACACCGCGTGGCGCGGCCTGCGCCACGACAAGGAGCCCCGCGACGTCATCGCCCCGCGTGCGGTCCCGCACGAACCCGCCGCCCCGCCGCCCCCGGCCGAGCCGGCCGGTCAGCGGATCATCGTCCAGGCGGGGAACCGGCGGCTCACACTGTCCAATTTGGACAAGGTGCTGTACCCGGCGGACGGGTTCACGAAGGGCGAGGTGATCAACTACTATTCCCGCGTCGCCGCGGTGCTGCTGCCGCACCTCGCGGGCCGGCCGGTCACGTTCATCCGCTACCCGAACGGCGTCGACGGCGAGAAGTGGTTCGAGAAGAACGTCCCGAACGGCGCCCCGGCCTGGCTGCGCACGGTGCGGCTGCCGAGCAGCGGCTCACGCGGCAACGGCGGCACGATCGACTACCCGCTGCTGGACGACCTCCCGGGCCTGGTGTGGGCGGCGAACATGGCGGCGCTCGAGCTCCACATTCCCCAGTGGACAGTGGCGGCGGGCACGCGGCGGCCCCCGGACCGGCTGGTGTTCGACCTCGACCCCGGGCCGGGCACCACGATCGTCGACTGCTGCCGGGTGGCCGCCCGCCTCCACGACGTCCTCGTCGCCGACGGGCTCACCCCGTACGCGAAAACGTCGGGCTCCAAGGGAATGCAGCTGTACTGCGGCATCGACACCGGCGACCCGGCGGCGCCGGCGGCCTACGCCAAGCGGCTGGCACAGCGGCTCGCCCGGGAGACACCGGAGTCGGTGACGGCGGTGATGGCGAAGGCCCAGCGCACCGGCCGGGTGTTCATCGACTGGAGCCAGAACAACCCGGCCAAGACGACGGTGGCGCCGTACTCACTGCGCGGCCGCGACCACCCGACCGCGTCGACCCCGGTCACGTGGGACGAGGTCCGCGCCTGCCGCCACGTCAATCACCTCACGTTCACCGCGGACGAGGTCCTCGACCGCCTCGAAGACCACGGCGACCTCCTCGCCGGCTTGGCCGAGACCCGCACACCACTCCCCTGA
- a CDS encoding MOSC domain-containing protein, with protein sequence MGTVHALTSYPIKECAGVVHEQADVGPAGLTHDRLFAVVGPDGETAWQGETPRLATIRGRLSDDGGKLALSAPGAGEFVLDVAVDGPARPVDVDKWPGAGIDQGDQTAEWLSGALGRPVRLVREPDRASRVRGGDTTALLILSLSSLDGLNARIAERGAEPVPMTRFRPNIVIGGWPDPHTEDRVDRMRVGGTEIGFGELAIRCAVTLVDQAAGVRAGPEPLRTLAGYRREPDGVSFGMKAAVLAPGGIAVGDEVTITAWR encoded by the coding sequence ATGGGGACCGTTCACGCGCTGACGTCGTATCCGATCAAGGAATGTGCCGGGGTCGTCCACGAGCAGGCCGACGTCGGTCCGGCCGGGCTGACCCACGATCGGCTGTTCGCGGTGGTCGGCCCGGACGGGGAAACCGCCTGGCAGGGCGAGACGCCGCGGCTCGCGACGATCCGGGGCCGGTTGTCCGATGACGGCGGGAAACTGGCGCTGAGCGCCCCCGGTGCCGGCGAGTTCGTGCTGGACGTGGCGGTGGACGGCCCGGCCCGGCCGGTCGACGTGGACAAGTGGCCCGGGGCCGGGATCGACCAGGGTGACCAGACGGCGGAGTGGCTGTCCGGAGCGCTCGGCAGGCCGGTCCGCCTGGTCCGCGAGCCGGACCGGGCGAGCCGGGTCCGCGGCGGCGACACCACGGCGCTCCTGATCCTCTCACTGTCCTCTTTGGACGGTCTGAACGCGCGAATCGCCGAGCGGGGCGCGGAACCGGTCCCGATGACCCGGTTCCGGCCCAACATCGTGATCGGCGGCTGGCCCGACCCGCACACCGAGGACCGGGTGGACCGGATGAGGGTCGGCGGCACCGAAATCGGCTTCGGCGAACTGGCGATCCGCTGCGCGGTCACCCTCGTCGACCAGGCGGCCGGGGTGCGCGCCGGCCCGGAACCGTTGCGCACCCTGGCCGGCTACCGCCGCGAACCCGATGGCGTCAGCTTCGGCATGAAGGCGGCGGTGCTCGCCCCCGGCGGCATCGCCGTCGGCGACGAGGTCACCATCACCGCCTGGCGCTGA
- a CDS encoding DUF4383 domain-containing protein: MSSMETEVRRTPRQVLAAIVGVVFLLVGVLGFIPGVTTHYDMLTLAGHHSGALLLGIFSVSILHNLVHLVFGVAGVALARTVSGARAFLVGGGVIYLVLWLYGLVIDQGSAANFVPVNTADNWLHFGLGIGMIALGLIPLGATRGPVADSR, from the coding sequence ATGTCATCGATGGAGACCGAGGTCCGGCGAACCCCGCGCCAGGTTCTCGCCGCGATCGTGGGAGTGGTTTTCCTGCTGGTCGGCGTGCTGGGGTTCATTCCCGGCGTGACCACGCACTACGACATGCTCACCCTGGCCGGGCACCACTCCGGCGCCCTGCTCCTGGGCATCTTCAGCGTTTCGATCCTGCACAACCTCGTCCACCTCGTGTTCGGCGTCGCCGGGGTCGCCCTGGCGAGGACCGTGAGCGGCGCCCGGGCCTTCCTCGTCGGCGGCGGCGTGATCTACCTGGTCCTGTGGCTCTACGGCCTGGTGATCGACCAGGGCAGCGCCGCCAACTTCGTCCCGGTGAACACCGCCGACAACTGGCTGCACTTCGGCCTGGGCATCGGGATGATCGCGCTGGGCCTGATCCCGCTCGGCGCCACGCGCGGCCCCGTCGCCGACTCGCGATGA
- a CDS encoding class I SAM-dependent methyltransferase, translated as MTKAERWRRYWDRKSATYDAEMGVWDRRLFGDSREWACGQATGDVLEVAVGTGLNLPCYPAEVTLTGLDLSEGMLAIARDRARRLDRPVTLRQGSAQQLPFAEASFDTVLCTFGLCAIGDPAAAVGEMVRVLRPGGRLILVDHVASSSRVVRGMQWLLELASVPLAGEHFRRRPLVLVKALGVPVERRERFKLGLVERLVARKVS; from the coding sequence ATGACGAAGGCGGAGCGGTGGCGTCGGTACTGGGACCGCAAGTCCGCGACCTACGACGCGGAGATGGGCGTCTGGGACCGCCGTCTCTTCGGCGACTCGCGGGAGTGGGCTTGCGGCCAGGCCACGGGCGACGTCCTGGAGGTCGCGGTCGGGACCGGGCTGAACCTCCCGTGCTACCCCGCGGAGGTGACGCTCACCGGCCTCGACCTCAGCGAGGGGATGCTCGCCATCGCCCGCGACCGCGCCCGCCGGCTCGATCGCCCGGTGACGCTGCGCCAGGGCAGCGCCCAGCAGCTGCCCTTCGCCGAGGCCTCCTTCGACACCGTGCTGTGCACGTTCGGCCTCTGCGCGATCGGAGACCCCGCGGCCGCGGTCGGGGAGATGGTGCGGGTGCTGCGCCCGGGCGGGCGGCTGATCCTGGTCGACCACGTCGCGTCGTCGTCGCGGGTGGTGCGTGGCATGCAGTGGCTGCTCGAGCTGGCGAGCGTCCCGCTGGCGGGCGAGCACTTCCGGCGGCGGCCGCTGGTCCTCGTCAAGGCGCTGGGGGTGCCGGTGGAACGGCGGGAGCGGTTCAAGCTGGGGCTGGTGGAACGCCTGGTCGCCCGGAAGGTCAGTTGA
- a CDS encoding alpha/beta fold hydrolase yields the protein MSKPTVVLVHGAFADSSSWTGVAAKLQELGYPVVAVANPLRGVESDAAYVADVVNGVSGPVVLAGHSYGGALISRAATSTPNVRALVYIAAFQPDAGESVFELSGRHPGAKLGPETTNVLVHDGQPELSIKPEDFAEVFAADVPAATAAIMAVTQRPVAEQALAAPFDGTPAWTKLPSWTLVANQDNAIPAAAQEFMAERASSTVRRIDASHAVAVSQPEVVAEVIVAAATGTE from the coding sequence ATGAGCAAGCCCACCGTCGTCCTGGTCCACGGCGCGTTCGCCGACTCGTCCAGCTGGACGGGCGTCGCCGCCAAGCTGCAGGAGCTCGGCTATCCGGTGGTGGCGGTCGCGAACCCGCTGCGGGGCGTCGAGTCCGACGCGGCCTACGTCGCCGACGTCGTCAACGGCGTGTCCGGTCCCGTGGTGCTGGCCGGCCACTCCTACGGCGGCGCCCTGATCAGCCGGGCGGCCACTTCGACGCCGAACGTCCGCGCCCTGGTCTACATCGCCGCGTTCCAGCCCGACGCGGGCGAGAGCGTGTTCGAGCTGTCCGGCCGCCACCCGGGCGCCAAGCTCGGCCCGGAGACCACGAACGTCCTGGTGCACGACGGGCAGCCGGAGCTGTCGATCAAGCCGGAAGACTTCGCCGAGGTCTTCGCCGCCGACGTGCCCGCCGCCACCGCGGCGATCATGGCGGTCACCCAGCGGCCGGTCGCGGAGCAGGCGCTGGCCGCGCCGTTCGACGGCACCCCGGCGTGGACGAAGCTGCCTTCGTGGACGCTGGTCGCCAACCAGGACAACGCGATCCCGGCCGCGGCGCAGGAGTTCATGGCCGAGCGCGCGTCGTCGACCGTCCGCCGGATCGACGCTTCGCACGCCGTCGCGGTGTCCCAGCCGGAGGTCGTGGCCGAGGTGATCGTGGCCGCGGCGACCGGCACCGAGTGA
- a CDS encoding TetR/AcrR family transcriptional regulator, with protein MKTVDAHPKDRLLATASRLFYAEGIHAVGVERLVSEASVTRATFYRHYPAKDDLVTAYLTETSRQIRAAVEAARAGKPPREGLADTMAVVGDATRGEDFRGCQFLNAAAEYPDPRHPVRAVIDDHRNWFFEVLREQAAALGHPEPDHAARVLVLLRDGALHGGELDDAGKVRATLRRAVEDLFPA; from the coding sequence ATGAAGACTGTCGACGCGCACCCGAAGGACCGGCTGCTCGCGACCGCCTCGCGGCTGTTCTACGCCGAGGGCATCCACGCCGTCGGGGTCGAACGCCTGGTCTCCGAGGCGTCCGTGACCCGGGCGACCTTCTACCGGCACTACCCCGCCAAGGACGACCTCGTCACCGCCTACCTCACCGAGACCAGCCGGCAGATCCGCGCGGCCGTCGAAGCGGCCCGGGCCGGCAAACCCCCGCGCGAAGGTTTGGCCGACACGATGGCCGTGGTCGGCGACGCGACCCGCGGCGAGGACTTCCGCGGCTGCCAGTTCCTCAACGCCGCCGCCGAATACCCCGACCCACGGCACCCGGTGCGCGCGGTCATCGACGACCACCGGAACTGGTTCTTCGAAGTCCTGCGCGAGCAGGCGGCCGCACTCGGCCACCCCGAACCGGACCACGCGGCGCGCGTGCTCGTCCTGCTGCGCGACGGTGCACTGCACGGCGGCGAACTCGACGACGCCGGCAAGGTGCGCGCGACGCTCCGGCGGGCCGTCGAGGACCTCTTCCCCGCCTGA